The DNA region AACCGATTATCTTTAATTCAATTGGCACATTCATTCTCATTGGAGGACAAGTATTGAATGATATTGCATGTAGAAAGTCATACAGTGTTACAGAACTTgtaaagttataaaataaaCGACTATCATACTTGTTAGAAGTAAAACTTTTTCACTTCTAAAAAGTTTAGAAACTGAGAGAATTTCACATGCCCTCTTTATCTTTGTATTTTGATGAATCCAAGTGAAGTGAATGACaattcaacttaaaaaaaaattcaatataattTTTGGTGCTACAAGGCTCTTTTTAGCCAAGTAAGCTAATACTAAGATttaagaaagagattacactaACTAGAAAAGGCAAAATTTTGAGTTAGACTTGGCTAAAATTTGTGTCCTACAAAGTAGACGACAGGCGTTGTGTTATTATTAACAACTAGTTTCACACGACAAAATAGTGCGTGTCGTATAGCAGTAGAcaattgaggtttttttttttgtttttttgggggggtggggCTCAGAAAATGGAAATGAGAGAAGGTTTTTAATTTCCGGAGTCCAAAGCCGAAGGATAGTTTCTAGTTTCTACCAGAAAAAACTATGGCTACTCGTCTTGTTCCCTCCACTTTTTCAGCTCCTCTTCACAGCTTAGCTTCAAGAAGCTCCATGGCCATGGTGGGTTTGGTCTCTTGCTCACCCAAGACCCTTACACCATTTTCTCTCACCAAAAGCTTCAACTTTATCTCACTCTCCACCACAAGGAAACCTCTCACAAAATCACTCCAAGGTAAAATCTTTTTCAATACCCATTCTTTTAAGTTGTGATTTATTCCGTgggggtctttttttttttgctggtgAAATTGTATCTGTATTCATATGTATATATGTCAATATGAAGACTGAAACTTTCACTGGGATTTTAATTGGTTTGAGTGTTTCAGGGCTTTACATAATGAAATTTATACTTTTGTAGGGACAATCAATTGTCtgttttcaatgaaaaaaaaaatagttgtaatTGGTGGATTGTCTGGTTGAACTTGAATAGAAGTAAGCACATAAGAGGCAAGGAAAAAACATGTGGAAACTAATTCTTTATGGgagaagaaataataaaatatagaacAAAAGATAATTATGGAGGGTAAGGGGTAAAAaagttttaatgttttcatttgATTGTTTCATAAGGAAGGCAGAACACAGATTTTAGTAAGGTCCATTTGTGTttcaataacatttttttggtGACAGAATAgaaagattggttttttttttttaccgagGCTATCACAAAGTGCCAATTGAATCAAATTCCATGTAAAAAAAGTGTGAATGAAGAAAAGGATAAATCTCCCAAGCATCGAGGGTCCTGACAGAATGAACTGGAGATTGAATAGTGATGGTCAATTTGATGTTAGGTCATACTACGATGCTATAAGAGGCACAAGGGCATTGACACATTTCCTTGGAAATGTATTTGGGAGGCACAGGCTTCGAAGAGGGTAGCTTCTTTTGTGTGGACAGCAGCGTGGGGAAAGGTTCTAATTGTTGATATCCTTGTTAAGAGAGGCATTAGTCTAGTAATTTGATGTTGCATGTGTAGAAGAAGTGGTCATCTGTTTTGACATCGTGTCATTACCTATAAATTGTGGACTTTTACCTTTCCAGTGTTTGTTGCACAATAGTAAAGCCCAGGAATGTTGTAGAGCTACTTTCTGGATGGATGGATTAGGTTGGACAATATTCTTCAGTTATGTGGAACTTAGCTCCTTTATGCCTGTTGTGAACTTTTTGGCTGGAAAGGAACAAGCATACTTTTGAGGGTGTGGAGGCCTTGGTTATTTTGCTATAATTGTCTTTCCTAAGAACTTTGTTTGAATGGTCGTGTTTTTGGGTCATAATGAGATACGTTCCATTGTAGAATTCATTGATTCTCTTTTCATTTAGACTGTAACTTTCACCCTGTTATCTCAAGATAATATAAACTGAATTTtgaatctaaaattttattttatgacccccccccaaacaaaaaaaaagtcgtTTAAATGAGCCCatgtttcattttttaagaTATAATAAGAGAAACATAGACTAAAtttgctttctcttctttttcacttAAACCAAAATGAAAGTTGTTGGATGATGTACCTTTTTGTTAGTAACTAGCACATGAAGTTGCTTCCAATTACCCATTGAACTTTACATATGACCCAGTTTTTATTTGTTACATCATGATTTATGATCATGGTTCTGTACAAGCAGCAATAAGtcataattttggtttttgtataagTCATTATTTAGAAGACAGGAGGTGTGACAATTGAGGTTTTGCTTCATTTTATGCACCCCAGAAGTTCCAAAGAATAATGTTCCAAAGAGAGAAGAACTTGATCCCATTGAAAAACTTCTCAggataaaaatgaatatttattgtGTACTACTTTTTGGCAGTGAGATCAGTGTCTACTCCTGCTGAAGGTGTTACTGTGTTTGATGATATGGTTTCTGGGACCAAGCGGAAGTATTACATGCTAGGCGGAAAGGGAGGGGTAGGGAAGACGAGTTGCGCTGCCTCACTTGCAGTAAAATTTGCTAACAGTGGGCACCCCACTCTAGTGGTTTCCACTGACCCTGCACACTCCTTGAGTGATTCTTTTGCTCaggttttaaatattttttttcttcttgttctcGATTAAAATATCTGCTGGGCAAGCAGCACTTCACTAATTGGATTGAGTATGCACTTGTATTATTTATCCAGGATTTGACTGGAGGGACACTGGTACCAGTTGAAGGACCTGAATCTCCATTGTTTGCTCTTGAGGTATAGAAAGATGTCTGTATGGTTATCCTCTCTCATGtccttattctttttcttcttcctctccctcttcttcttcttcttcttcttcttcttcttcttctcctctttatttatttatttatttatctttaagTTAAATTCATTAGTTTTATGCCAGATAAACCCTGAGAAGGCTAGGGAAGAATTCCGTAGTGCAACTCAGAAAAATGGTGGAACTGGGGTTCAGGATTTCATGAATGGTATGGGCCTTGGAATGCTTGCTGATCAGGTAAAGCTCTATATGAAATTCTTGATATTGCAACATAACCTTATATTATAGGTATCTTTACTCAATATGAACACTATAACAATACACCAGGGCTATTCTCAATGGTTGACCCTATATTACAGTTAGAATAACTTCAGAACTTCATTTATCCAGAATTGAATTGAGTGGGTTGGTTTTTCCATGGTTTTATTTCTATCCTTGGGTGACTGTGTAAGTGTACAAATGCATGCATCTGCACATGCATAAGTAGAGCTGCTCACTTATGGTGCAAAATGAGGTCAAGTCATGAGAAGTTGGGATTTTTTCCCCATCATAAATTTCCTCCCAACAGTTTATGATATacctttccttattttttttctaaaaaaaaaaaaatgaaagaaagagaaagaatgtCCTGACTTTTGAATGATCACAGTCCATATTCTCTTTGACTGACATATTTTTGATTGATGAAGTTAGGAGAGCTAAAACTAGGAGAGCTGCTTGAAACACCTCCCCCTGGTTTGGATGAAGCTATGGCAATATCCAAGGTATGTATTATCTGCAGTCCTTATTTAGCTCTGTGTTTTGCACAATAAATCTTTTTAGTTTCCTTGCTTCCTTACTAACTAGAAATCCTCTTGCCAG from Castanea sativa cultivar Marrone di Chiusa Pesio chromosome 6, ASM4071231v1 includes:
- the LOC142641530 gene encoding ATPase GET3B-like — its product is MATRLVPSTFSAPLHSLASRSSMAMVGLVSCSPKTLTPFSLTKSFNFISLSTTRKPLTKSLQVRSVSTPAEGVTVFDDMVSGTKRKYYMLGGKGGVGKTSCAASLAVKFANSGHPTLVVSTDPAHSLSDSFAQDLTGGTLVPVEGPESPLFALEINPEKAREEFRSATQKNGGTGVQDFMNGMGLGMLADQLGELKLGELLETPPPGLDEAMAISKVIQFLESQEYNMVTRIVFDTAPTGHTLRLLSLPDFLDASIGKILKLRQKIASATSAIKSVFGQEETRMDAADKLEKLRERMVKVRELFRDTDSTEFVIVTIPTVMAVSESSRLRASLKKEHVPVKRLIVNQILPPSASDCKFCAMKRKDQSRALDMIRDDTELSSLELIQAPLVDVEIRGVPALKFLGDIIWK